In Hyphomicrobiales bacterium, a single window of DNA contains:
- a CDS encoding DUF4114 domain-containing protein, producing the protein MIKTITGTNSNDVLAGTTGDDLFIGGGGDDTLWGAGGNDTLKLTGNPGDYAVTRNANGSYTIADLRPGSPDGVDTFRDIASLSFGNNTTVSVTSFVAGAATYIAGTSGADNQLGTAGNDAFIGSAGNDSIWGGTGGTDSITYNAKSTDFAYMSNANGSFTLVDMRNGSPLGVDTLRSIETIRFTDKTLSVDALGITLPRLNAGTSGADIQNGTGGNDVFMASAGNDHVWGGSAGTDTLLLGGNLADYKVVRAADGLFTLTDLRAANSEGVDSVRAIDSFVFADQTLTESQLAARAAAAQPNVIGGTAANDVLLGTTQDDVLTGGAGNDRVWGGFGGKDTAMYSGNFSDYIITDNDNGSLTIVDKRVNGDGTDVVRDVEVFRFADRSVSATQVVTAASTYGQVITGTGANDAMTAAFMDDLFGAHTSDIMAGSGGNDTLRGGPGHDLLVGDSLNGVVATQTLNAITATQQGAPAAVPGMLAYTAGADSTVTVTFNGETAGFQNSLGVYKIAANGAISGVDILFPNSSLTGSGGDLIANTSHDSFSVAAGEQFGFFLLPNGYGQTATQALLANPSTVFKMVNADGSPASVLAGHEVFLAAVNANGTTTLIKSNYGTSIFHSIDGTGSSGLNGDWFGHTTNALRFDDGSFKMGFEDLWGGGDKDFDDTTFTVSTSSPQTLSLQQVGIVATPAGNDTLFGGAGNDTLLGQAGNDTLEGSTGADIIDGGTGFDTADFSRAISAVTVDLVSGGLKGEATGDKYISIEQVVGSSYNDQLLGSANADVLDGRGGADVLRGRDGNDTLRGGAGADTLDGGNGFDTATYYDSANGVVLSLLKALGTGGDAAGDSFIGIERVQGSNVGADSITGSDAYDVLEGYGGDDALFGLAGNDYLHGGDGNDALTGGLGNDTMVGGKGFDTAFFNGAKAGYTITQNTDGSYAVLGVDGLDLITGVEKLVFSDGDMLL; encoded by the coding sequence ATGATCAAGACGATTACCGGTACCAACAGCAATGATGTGTTGGCGGGCACGACAGGGGACGACCTCTTCATCGGCGGTGGGGGCGACGACACGCTGTGGGGCGCGGGCGGCAATGACACGTTGAAGCTGACGGGCAACCCAGGCGACTATGCTGTCACACGCAACGCCAACGGCTCCTACACCATCGCCGATCTCCGCCCCGGCAGCCCCGACGGCGTTGACACGTTCCGCGATATTGCATCGCTGTCCTTCGGCAACAACACAACTGTTTCGGTCACGAGCTTTGTTGCCGGCGCGGCCACCTATATTGCCGGCACCTCCGGCGCAGACAATCAGCTGGGCACGGCGGGTAACGACGCCTTCATCGGCAGTGCCGGCAACGACAGCATCTGGGGTGGCACCGGCGGCACGGACAGCATCACCTACAATGCCAAGTCCACCGACTTTGCCTATATGAGCAATGCCAACGGTTCGTTCACGTTGGTGGACATGCGGAACGGCAGCCCGCTCGGTGTCGACACGCTGCGCTCCATTGAAACCATCCGTTTCACTGACAAGACGCTTTCCGTCGATGCGCTCGGCATCACACTGCCGCGGCTCAATGCCGGCACTTCGGGTGCGGATATCCAGAACGGCACGGGGGGAAATGACGTGTTCATGGCCAGCGCCGGAAACGATCATGTGTGGGGCGGTTCAGCCGGGACCGATACGCTGCTCCTTGGTGGCAACCTCGCCGACTACAAGGTGGTGCGCGCTGCCGACGGCCTGTTCACGCTGACGGACCTTCGCGCCGCCAACAGCGAAGGCGTAGATTCCGTGCGTGCCATCGACTCCTTCGTTTTTGCCGACCAGACCCTGACGGAATCCCAGCTTGCGGCGCGCGCCGCCGCAGCACAGCCCAATGTGATCGGCGGCACGGCAGCCAATGATGTGCTCCTCGGTACGACGCAGGACGATGTGCTGACGGGCGGTGCGGGCAATGACCGCGTGTGGGGCGGCTTCGGCGGCAAGGACACGGCCATGTATTCCGGCAATTTCAGCGACTACATCATCACCGACAATGACAATGGATCGCTCACCATCGTTGACAAGCGGGTGAATGGCGATGGCACGGACGTTGTGCGCGATGTGGAGGTGTTCCGCTTCGCCGACCGCAGCGTGTCGGCCACGCAGGTGGTGACGGCTGCATCGACCTATGGCCAGGTGATCACGGGCACGGGCGCGAATGACGCGATGACGGCCGCCTTCATGGACGACCTCTTCGGCGCACATACATCTGACATCATGGCGGGCAGCGGCGGCAATGACACGTTGCGCGGCGGCCCGGGCCACGACCTCCTCGTGGGTGACAGCCTGAACGGCGTGGTAGCGACGCAGACGCTCAACGCCATCACCGCGACACAGCAAGGCGCACCTGCTGCCGTGCCCGGCATGCTCGCCTATACCGCCGGTGCCGACAGCACCGTGACGGTGACCTTCAACGGCGAGACTGCCGGATTCCAGAACAGCCTCGGCGTCTACAAGATTGCTGCCAACGGCGCGATCTCGGGCGTCGATATCCTGTTCCCCAATTCGTCGCTGACGGGTTCAGGCGGTGATCTCATCGCCAACACGAGTCATGATTCCTTCAGCGTGGCGGCAGGCGAGCAGTTCGGTTTCTTCCTGTTGCCGAACGGCTATGGCCAGACGGCGACGCAGGCACTCCTCGCCAATCCGTCCACCGTCTTCAAGATGGTCAATGCAGACGGCTCTCCGGCCAGCGTCCTGGCCGGCCATGAGGTGTTCCTCGCAGCCGTGAACGCAAACGGCACGACAACGCTAATCAAGTCCAACTACGGCACCAGCATCTTCCACAGCATCGATGGCACGGGCAGTTCCGGGTTGAACGGCGACTGGTTCGGCCACACCACCAACGCGCTGCGCTTCGACGATGGCTCATTCAAGATGGGCTTCGAAGACCTGTGGGGCGGTGGTGACAAGGACTTCGACGACACCACCTTCACGGTCAGCACATCGTCGCCACAGACGCTTTCATTGCAGCAGGTCGGCATTGTTGCCACCCCGGCCGGCAACGACACGTTGTTCGGCGGCGCGGGCAACGACACGTTGCTTGGCCAGGCGGGCAACGACACGCTGGAGGGCAGCACGGGGGCTGACATCATTGATGGCGGTACCGGTTTCGACACCGCTGATTTCTCCCGCGCCATCTCCGCTGTCACGGTCGATCTTGTGAGCGGTGGATTGAAGGGTGAGGCCACGGGCGACAAGTACATCAGCATCGAGCAGGTCGTGGGTTCTTCCTACAACGACCAGCTGCTCGGCTCTGCCAATGCGGACGTTCTGGATGGCCGCGGCGGCGCTGACGTATTGCGCGGTCGCGACGGCAACGACACCCTGCGCGGCGGTGCTGGTGCGGACACACTGGACGGCGGCAACGGCTTCGACACGGCAACCTACTACGACAGCGCCAACGGCGTTGTTCTCTCGCTGCTCAAGGCGCTTGGCACAGGCGGTGATGCGGCTGGCGACAGCTTCATCGGTATCGAGCGCGTTCAAGGCTCGAATGTCGGTGCCGACAGCATCACAGGCTCTGACGCCTACGACGTTCTCGAAGGCTACGGCGGCGATGATGCGCTGTTTGGCCTTGCGGGAAATGATTACCTGCATGGCGGCGACGGCAATGACGCGCTGACCGGTGGCCTTGGCAACGACACGATGGTGGGCGGCAAAGGTTTCGACACCGCATTCTTCAACGGTGCCAAGGCCGGCTACACCATCACGCAGAATACGGACGGCAGCTACGCCGTGCTGGGCGTGGATGGATTGGACCTCATCACCGGCGTCGAGAAGCTCGTCTTCTCCGATGGCGACATGCTGCTGTGA